The following proteins are encoded in a genomic region of Gemmatimonadota bacterium:
- the uvrA gene encoding excinuclease ABC subunit UvrA, which produces MVRGAREHNLQDIDVCLPRNRLVVITGLSGSGKSSLAFDTIYAEGQRRYVESLSAYARQFLGLMEKPDVDTIEGLSPAISIEQKTVSRNPRSTVGTVTEIYDYLRLLFARVGTPHCPTCGAPVERQSATQIVGRLLELGDGTKIEILAPLVRGRKGAFRDLFEKARKEGFVRARVDGTVHDLTDPPTLNRYENHEIAIVVDRLVLKQEERDRLADSVETALKAAEGVVEVTEHKGKTPVRHLFSEHYACVECGTDLPELEPRQFSFNSPFGACPDCGGLGTRKEVNPELLLADPSVSLLEGVVLPWGEPTGNLRHSLIPGLAAAYEFDANDPWSSLSREAQKAILQGSGKMKIRFPYRAGSNKGHYEDRWEGVVASVERRYAETKSDQVRAQLEEYMSTLPCTACGGSRLRPESLAVRIGGRSIWDVVDAPIDEVLDFATRLRVQGERASRKAVDMRPLPQEIAGPILKEVRERLGFLTDVGLGYLTLSRSAESLSGGEGQRIRLATQIGSRLVGVLYILDEPSIGLHQRDNARLLGTLERLRELGNTVIVVEHDEDTIRAADHIVDLGPGAGRAGGRVVVEGTLQDVMASDASLTGAYLSGRRAIPVPEQRRDAGEQGWLVVRNAREHNLKDLDVRIPLGCFVAVTGVSGSGKSTLVNETLYRALARRLYRSKALPGAHDGIEGLERVDKVIEVDQSPIGRTPRSNPATYTGLFTPIRDLFASLPESQMRGYSAGRFSFNVKGGRCEACAGDGLVKIEMHFLPDVYVPCDVCRGRRYNRETLDVFYKGKNIADVLDMTVEEAVEFFDAVPRIREKLSTLADVGLGYVHLGQSATTLSGGEAQRVKLATELSKRATGSTVYILDEPTTGLHFEDVRVLLEVLHRLVDLGNTVVVIEHNLDVIKTADWILDLGPEGGAGGGRLVAEGTPETVAGRSRSHTGQFLVPLLEGAGAV; this is translated from the coding sequence GTGGTCCGGGGTGCTCGCGAGCACAACCTCCAGGACATCGACGTCTGCCTTCCCCGGAACCGACTGGTCGTCATCACCGGCCTGTCGGGCTCGGGGAAGTCGTCGTTGGCCTTCGACACCATCTACGCCGAAGGCCAGCGGCGGTACGTCGAGTCCCTCTCCGCCTACGCCCGTCAGTTCCTCGGGCTCATGGAGAAGCCCGACGTCGACACGATCGAAGGGCTGTCGCCGGCCATCTCCATCGAGCAGAAGACGGTCAGCCGCAACCCGCGCTCGACGGTCGGGACCGTCACGGAGATCTACGACTACCTGCGCCTGCTCTTCGCCCGGGTGGGCACGCCGCACTGTCCGACGTGTGGCGCGCCGGTGGAGCGTCAGTCCGCGACGCAGATCGTCGGGCGCCTGCTGGAGCTGGGCGACGGCACCAAGATCGAGATCCTCGCTCCGCTGGTGCGCGGTCGGAAGGGCGCGTTCCGCGATCTCTTCGAGAAGGCGCGCAAGGAGGGGTTCGTGCGGGCGCGGGTGGACGGGACCGTCCATGATCTGACGGATCCACCCACGCTCAACCGCTACGAGAACCACGAGATCGCCATCGTCGTGGATCGGCTGGTCCTGAAGCAGGAGGAGCGGGACCGCCTCGCCGATTCCGTCGAAACGGCGCTCAAGGCCGCCGAGGGCGTCGTGGAGGTGACGGAGCACAAGGGCAAGACCCCGGTGCGCCACCTGTTCTCCGAGCACTATGCCTGTGTGGAATGCGGGACGGACCTGCCCGAGCTGGAGCCCCGCCAGTTCTCCTTCAACTCGCCGTTCGGCGCCTGTCCCGACTGCGGCGGATTGGGCACACGCAAGGAGGTCAACCCCGAGCTGCTGCTCGCGGACCCCTCCGTGTCCCTGCTGGAAGGCGTCGTCCTGCCCTGGGGAGAGCCCACCGGCAACCTGCGCCATTCGCTGATCCCCGGGCTCGCCGCGGCCTACGAGTTCGACGCCAACGATCCCTGGTCCAGCCTCTCGCGCGAAGCGCAGAAGGCGATCCTGCAGGGTTCGGGCAAGATGAAGATCCGCTTCCCCTACCGTGCGGGCAGCAACAAGGGGCACTACGAGGATCGCTGGGAGGGCGTCGTCGCCAGCGTCGAGCGTCGGTACGCCGAGACCAAGTCGGATCAGGTCCGGGCGCAGCTCGAGGAGTACATGTCCACCCTGCCGTGCACGGCGTGCGGCGGCAGCCGGCTGCGGCCCGAGTCGCTCGCCGTGCGCATCGGCGGTCGCTCCATCTGGGACGTGGTGGACGCCCCCATCGACGAGGTGCTCGACTTCGCCACGCGCTTGCGTGTCCAGGGCGAGCGGGCCTCACGCAAGGCCGTGGACATGCGTCCGCTGCCGCAGGAGATCGCGGGCCCCATCCTCAAGGAGGTACGCGAGCGCCTGGGCTTCCTCACCGACGTGGGGCTGGGCTACCTGACGCTCTCGCGCTCGGCGGAGTCGCTGTCCGGCGGGGAAGGGCAGCGCATCCGCCTCGCCACCCAGATCGGGAGCCGCCTTGTCGGCGTGCTGTACATCCTGGACGAGCCGTCCATCGGTCTGCACCAGCGCGACAACGCGCGCCTGCTCGGCACGCTGGAGCGCCTGCGCGAGCTCGGCAACACCGTGATCGTGGTCGAGCACGACGAGGATACCATCCGGGCCGCCGACCACATCGTGGACCTGGGACCGGGAGCGGGCCGGGCCGGCGGGCGCGTGGTGGTGGAGGGGACCCTGCAGGACGTGATGGCGAGCGACGCTTCGCTGACCGGCGCCTACCTCTCCGGCCGGCGCGCCATCCCGGTGCCGGAGCAGCGGCGCGACGCCGGCGAGCAGGGGTGGCTCGTCGTGCGCAACGCCCGCGAGCACAACCTGAAGGACCTCGACGTCCGCATCCCGCTGGGGTGCTTCGTGGCGGTGACCGGGGTCAGCGGCTCGGGGAAGTCCACGCTGGTCAACGAGACCCTGTATCGGGCCCTGGCCCGGCGACTCTACCGCTCCAAGGCCCTGCCCGGCGCGCACGACGGCATCGAAGGGCTCGAGCGCGTGGACAAGGTCATCGAGGTGGACCAGTCCCCGATCGGACGTACGCCGCGCTCCAACCCGGCCACGTACACGGGGCTGTTCACGCCCATCCGGGATCTGTTCGCCAGCCTGCCCGAATCCCAGATGCGCGGCTATTCCGCCGGCCGCTTCTCCTTCAACGTGAAGGGGGGGCGCTGCGAGGCCTGCGCCGGCGACGGCCTGGTCAAGATCGAGATGCACTTCCTGCCCGACGTGTACGTCCCGTGCGACGTGTGCCGCGGGCGGCGCTACAACCGCGAGACGCTGGACGTCTTCTACAAGGGCAAGAACATCGCCGACGTCCTCGACATGACCGTCGAAGAGGCAGTGGAGTTCTTCGATGCGGTGCCGCGGATCCGCGAGAAGCTCTCCACGCTCGCCGACGTGGGATTGGGCTACGTCCACCTGGGTCAATCGGCCACGACGCTGTCGGGCGGGGAGGCCCAGCGGGTCAAGCTGGCGACCGAGCTGAGCAAGCGCGCCACCGGGAGCACCGTCTACATCCTGGACGAGCCCACGACCGGCTTGCACTTCGAGGACGTGCGCGTCCTGCTGGAGGTCCTGCATCGCCTGGTGGACCTCGGCAACACGGTCGTGGTCATCGAGCACAACCTGGACGTCATCAAGACGGCCGACTGGATCCTGGACCTGGGTCCGGAGGGCGGTGCCGGAGGGGGCCGTCTCGTGGCCGAGGGCACGCCCGAGACGGTGGCCGGCCGCTCCCGCTCCCACACCGGGCAGTTCCTGGTTCCGCTGCTGGAGGGGGCCGGCGCGGTCTGA
- a CDS encoding PspA/IM30 family protein: MGILQKISTVFKSNINDLIARAENPEKMLNQIILDMRDQLAKAKREVAAAIADERKLRQQLDDEVKQAREWEHRAMLAVKENRDDLAKQALMRQQEHAGRAATLEQTWAAQSAETEKLKNSLRQLNDKIEEAKRKRNLLIAKQKRAQAQKRIHETMAGLSDTSAFEAFNRMAEKIEEQERQSLASAEVTEALQGDTLEDEFVRLEAGSGGADVEGRLLALKQQMGLLGSGSGEPPRQLSAGEGDADEAAASDEEDDENAPVSADANHVVRDAELLEEFERLERKGLN; encoded by the coding sequence ATGGGAATCCTGCAGAAGATCTCGACCGTCTTCAAATCGAACATCAACGACCTCATCGCCCGGGCCGAAAACCCGGAGAAGATGCTGAACCAGATCATCCTCGACATGAGGGATCAGCTGGCGAAAGCAAAGCGTGAGGTCGCGGCCGCCATCGCCGACGAGCGCAAGCTGCGCCAGCAGCTCGACGACGAGGTGAAGCAGGCGCGCGAGTGGGAGCACCGCGCCATGCTCGCGGTCAAGGAGAACCGGGACGACCTGGCCAAGCAGGCCCTGATGCGGCAGCAGGAGCATGCGGGCCGCGCCGCCACGCTGGAGCAGACCTGGGCCGCCCAGTCCGCCGAGACCGAGAAGCTCAAGAACTCGTTGCGGCAGCTCAACGACAAGATCGAAGAGGCCAAGCGCAAGCGGAACCTCCTCATCGCCAAGCAGAAGCGCGCCCAGGCCCAGAAGCGCATCCACGAGACCATGGCGGGCCTGTCGGACACCTCCGCCTTCGAGGCCTTCAATCGCATGGCCGAGAAGATCGAGGAGCAGGAGCGTCAGAGCCTGGCCTCGGCCGAGGTGACCGAAGCCCTCCAGGGCGACACGCTCGAGGACGAGTTCGTGCGCCTGGAGGCGGGCAGCGGCGGTGCGGACGTGGAAGGCCGCCTGTTGGCGCTCAAGCAGCAGATGGGCCTGCTCGGCAGCGGCTCGGGCGAGCCGCCCCGGCAGCTCTCCGCGGGCGAGGGTGACGCGGACGAAGCCGCCGCCTCCGACGAGGAGGACGACGAGAACGCGCCGGTGTCCGCGGACGCGAATCATGTGGTCCGCGACGCCGAGCTGCTGGAGGAGTTCGAGCGGCTGGAGCGCAAGGGCCTCAACTGA
- a CDS encoding D-amino acid aminotransferase — translation MSVVYLNGEYVPASEATIPVGDRGFLFADGIYEVAAAYEGRWLRLDAHVARMRAGLQALSIDFDPDALVPVHDELLERNGLSTAPAAIVYVQVTRGVAPRSHAFPDPAVPPTVYAFAKEYRRPEATRWARGFRAITVPDPRWARCDIKSIALLPNVLAQQAAVEAGVEDAIFVKDGVAIEGAHNNLFAVVDGTVVTYPKSNYILPGITRDLVIELAHEVGIPLQERPLRLEELFRADEVFTTGTTTEVRPLVEVDGRPVGTGAVGPVARRLHEAFCAAVGALTPSATGAR, via the coding sequence GTGAGCGTGGTCTATCTGAATGGGGAGTACGTGCCCGCGTCCGAGGCGACCATCCCGGTCGGCGACCGCGGGTTCCTGTTCGCGGACGGCATCTATGAGGTCGCGGCCGCCTACGAGGGGCGCTGGCTCCGCCTGGACGCGCACGTGGCCCGCATGCGCGCCGGCCTGCAGGCCTTGTCCATCGACTTCGACCCGGACGCGCTCGTCCCGGTGCACGACGAGCTGCTCGAGCGCAACGGCCTCTCCACGGCACCCGCTGCGATCGTCTACGTGCAGGTCACGCGCGGCGTGGCGCCCCGCAGCCACGCGTTTCCCGACCCCGCGGTGCCCCCGACCGTCTACGCCTTCGCCAAGGAGTACCGCCGCCCCGAAGCCACGCGCTGGGCGCGGGGCTTCCGCGCCATCACGGTGCCGGACCCACGCTGGGCCCGCTGCGACATCAAGTCGATCGCGCTGCTCCCCAACGTGCTTGCGCAGCAGGCCGCCGTCGAAGCCGGCGTCGAGGACGCGATCTTCGTCAAGGACGGCGTGGCCATCGAAGGCGCGCACAACAACCTCTTCGCCGTGGTGGACGGGACGGTCGTGACCTACCCGAAGTCCAACTACATCCTGCCCGGGATCACGCGCGACCTGGTGATCGAGCTCGCCCACGAGGTGGGGATCCCGCTGCAGGAGCGGCCGCTCCGCCTGGAGGAGCTCTTCCGCGCGGACGAGGTGTTCACCACCGGCACCACCACCGAGGTGAGGCCGCTGGTGGAGGTGGATGGACGGCCGGTGGGGACCGGCGCGGTGGGGCCGGTGGCGCGTCGGCTGCACGAGGCCTTCTGCGCGGCAGTGGGGGCCCTGACACCGAGCGCGACCGGCGCCCGATGA
- a CDS encoding MBL fold metallo-hydrolase, protein MKRRRGAGVARSSATLLLGTTLLAAGCAVLGDPDPPRGVVPCCAGGSGELSLTYLGVGGWLIEWRGSRILTAPFYTNPSSTRVAFGQITSDTALVERLLPPVEDVEAILVGHAHYDHLMDVPYIARQRAPRATVYGSATTRNLLAAVLDTARVSALNPVAGTPERPGRWIPLANGRMRMMAIETRHAPHFPMVELFEGTVDTALTTLPPRADGWKGGVAYAFLLDFLDAEGRVAHRIHYQDLASTEPWGLVPPLPPEDRAPVDAIIVCPPSFDHVERYPEAIVENTRPEHVFLGHWEDFFDPPTPEPRSVPLTDLGAFIRRLEAVLPPGSTWTRPLPGERFDLGG, encoded by the coding sequence ATGAAGCGCCGCCGCGGAGCCGGAGTCGCGCGTTCCAGCGCGACCCTGCTCCTCGGGACCACGCTCCTGGCGGCCGGGTGTGCCGTGCTCGGCGATCCGGACCCGCCGCGCGGGGTCGTGCCCTGTTGTGCGGGGGGGAGCGGCGAGCTGTCGCTCACCTATCTGGGGGTGGGCGGCTGGCTCATCGAGTGGCGGGGCAGCCGCATCCTGACCGCTCCGTTCTACACGAATCCGTCCTCCACACGCGTGGCCTTCGGGCAGATCACCTCCGACACGGCCCTGGTCGAGCGCCTTCTGCCGCCCGTGGAGGACGTCGAGGCCATCCTGGTGGGACACGCCCACTACGACCACCTGATGGACGTCCCGTACATCGCGCGGCAGCGCGCCCCCAGGGCCACGGTGTACGGGAGCGCCACCACACGGAACCTCCTGGCGGCCGTGCTGGACACGGCCCGCGTGAGCGCGCTGAACCCCGTGGCGGGCACGCCCGAGCGTCCCGGCCGGTGGATCCCCCTCGCGAACGGCCGGATGCGCATGATGGCCATCGAGACGCGTCACGCTCCACACTTCCCCATGGTGGAGCTCTTCGAGGGCACCGTCGATACGGCCCTGACGACGTTGCCCCCCCGGGCCGACGGGTGGAAGGGGGGTGTGGCCTATGCGTTCCTCCTCGACTTCCTGGACGCAGAGGGCCGCGTGGCGCACCGCATCCACTACCAGGATCTGGCCAGCACCGAGCCGTGGGGGCTGGTGCCGCCCCTCCCTCCGGAGGATCGGGCTCCGGTGGACGCGATCATCGTGTGCCCTCCCAGCTTCGACCACGTGGAGCGCTATCCGGAGGCGATCGTCGAGAACACGCGCCCCGAGCACGTCTTCCTGGGGCACTGGGAGGATTTCTTCGATCCTCCGACCCCGGAACCGCGCTCCGTGCCCCTCACCGACCTCGGCGCGTTCATCCGACGTCTGGAGGCGGTGTTGCCGCCCGGGTCCACCTGGACCCGGCCGCTGCCCGGGGAGCGGTTCGACCTGGGGGGATGA
- a CDS encoding hemolysin family protein, producing MEPHGPLAIGLGLAAVLVLVLANAYFVAAEFALVGARRTRLEARAAAGDAKARLAVRALESLDRYISATQLGITLASLGLGWIGEPALAGLIESSFAVLGESLGSLASHSVAVGIAFAIITILHIVLGELMPKAVALLHPESLSAWLIGPLMAFTWVMALPIKILNGSANGLLRLLGIRPPEAHERLHSAEEIRMLIEQGEQGGAIAEEQARLMEGVFDFGAGLASDVMTPRARMIVVPSSWTVGEAAARVGEVGRSRYPVQGDGPDDIVGVLHAKAILAALREDPARPVTALMDAPLFVPETRRIRDVLADMRAGPSHMAIVLDEFGGTAGLVTMEDLLEEIVGPIADEYDPDLEREEGPSADLDGTTPLETLPWVPDDTLSATYQTLGGYLFGALGRVPRLGDRVRVGPRVVEVTDVHGPRIRAVRVVEPARGPDQG from the coding sequence ATGGAACCCCACGGACCCCTCGCGATCGGTCTGGGGCTGGCGGCGGTGCTCGTGCTGGTCCTGGCCAACGCCTACTTCGTGGCCGCGGAGTTCGCCCTCGTCGGTGCCCGCCGTACGCGCCTGGAAGCGCGCGCGGCCGCGGGCGACGCCAAGGCGCGACTGGCGGTGCGCGCGCTGGAGTCGCTCGACCGCTACATCTCCGCGACGCAGCTCGGCATCACGCTGGCGTCGCTGGGCCTGGGCTGGATCGGCGAGCCGGCGCTCGCGGGCCTGATCGAGAGCAGCTTTGCCGTGCTGGGCGAGTCGCTCGGCAGCCTGGCCAGCCACTCCGTGGCGGTGGGCATCGCGTTCGCGATCATCACGATCCTGCACATCGTGCTCGGTGAGCTCATGCCCAAGGCGGTCGCGCTCCTGCACCCCGAGTCGCTCTCCGCCTGGTTGATCGGACCGTTGATGGCCTTCACGTGGGTCATGGCGCTTCCCATCAAGATCCTCAACGGGTCTGCGAACGGGTTGCTGCGCCTGCTCGGCATCCGACCCCCGGAGGCCCACGAGCGCCTGCACTCGGCGGAGGAGATCCGCATGCTGATCGAGCAGGGGGAGCAGGGCGGGGCCATCGCGGAGGAGCAGGCGCGCCTGATGGAGGGCGTGTTCGACTTCGGCGCCGGGCTGGCGTCCGACGTCATGACGCCGCGCGCCCGCATGATCGTGGTCCCGTCCTCCTGGACCGTGGGCGAGGCCGCGGCTCGCGTCGGCGAGGTGGGACGCTCCCGCTACCCGGTGCAGGGGGACGGCCCGGACGACATCGTGGGCGTGCTGCACGCCAAGGCCATCCTGGCCGCCCTGCGGGAAGACCCGGCCCGTCCCGTGACCGCGCTGATGGATGCGCCGCTGTTCGTCCCGGAGACCCGGCGCATCCGCGACGTGCTCGCGGACATGCGCGCCGGCCCCAGCCACATGGCGATCGTCCTGGACGAGTTCGGCGGGACGGCGGGCCTGGTCACGATGGAGGACCTGCTGGAGGAGATCGTGGGCCCGATCGCGGACGAGTACGATCCCGACCTGGAGCGCGAGGAGGGGCCGTCGGCGGACCTCGACGGTACGACACCGCTGGAGACCCTCCCGTGGGTACCCGACGACACCCTGTCCGCCACCTACCAGACGCTGGGCGGCTACCTCTTCGGCGCCCTGGGCCGGGTGCCGCGGCTCGGAGACCGGGTGCGGGTAGGACCGCGCGTGGTCGAGGTCACCGACGTGCACGGCCCCCGCATACGGGCGGTGCGCGTGGTGGAGCCCGCCCGGGGCCCGGATCAGGGGTAG
- a CDS encoding DUF1343 domain-containing protein, translating into MPQSYHARCLWVVLAAAGCGAQGDRTASAADGVATPAAVVQPGIETLLADSIHLVAGRRVALLTNHTGVDREGRSSIDRLHEHPQVELVALFSPEHGIRGAAEAGELVESGRDEATGLPIHSLYGSTRQPTPAMLEGIDVLLYDIQDVGTRYYTYISTMALAMEAAGAAGIPFVVLDRPDPIDGATVQGNVLDPAWSTFVGRYPIPMRYGMTPAEMARMMVGEFGVQVDLAVAPLSGWSRGLRFDQTGLPWIPPSPNMPSLESALHYAGTCLFEGTNVSVGRGTGQAFQQIGAPWLDGAELIRRMREYDLQGVGFEPVSFTPRQPGDGMYGDETVHGVRLTVTGPGYDPVQTAVALLIESRRMAGDRWDWREGHFDRLAGTDALRRGIEQEQGLAAVTATWAAERAAFETLRQRYLIYP; encoded by the coding sequence ATGCCACAATCGTACCACGCACGGTGCCTGTGGGTCGTGCTCGCGGCCGCCGGCTGCGGCGCCCAGGGCGATCGCACCGCGTCCGCCGCCGACGGCGTCGCCACCCCGGCCGCCGTCGTGCAGCCCGGCATCGAGACCCTGCTGGCCGACTCGATCCACCTGGTGGCGGGCCGGCGCGTGGCCCTGCTCACCAATCACACGGGCGTGGACCGCGAAGGACGTTCGTCCATCGATCGTCTGCACGAGCACCCGCAGGTGGAACTGGTGGCGCTGTTCTCGCCCGAGCACGGCATCCGCGGCGCCGCCGAGGCCGGGGAGTTGGTGGAGAGCGGGCGGGACGAGGCCACCGGCCTGCCCATCCATTCGCTGTATGGCTCCACCCGCCAACCCACACCCGCCATGCTCGAGGGCATCGACGTCCTCCTGTACGACATCCAGGACGTAGGCACGCGGTACTACACCTATATCTCCACGATGGCCCTGGCGATGGAGGCGGCCGGAGCGGCCGGCATCCCGTTCGTGGTCCTGGATCGCCCCGACCCGATCGACGGCGCGACGGTCCAGGGCAACGTGCTCGACCCGGCCTGGAGCACCTTCGTGGGCCGCTACCCCATCCCGATGCGCTACGGCATGACCCCGGCCGAGATGGCCCGCATGATGGTGGGGGAGTTCGGCGTGCAGGTGGATCTGGCGGTCGCCCCGCTCAGCGGCTGGAGCCGGGGGCTGCGGTTCGACCAGACGGGTCTGCCCTGGATCCCGCCGTCGCCGAACATGCCCTCGCTCGAGAGCGCCCTGCACTACGCCGGGACCTGTCTGTTCGAAGGCACGAACGTGTCCGTGGGCCGGGGCACCGGCCAGGCGTTCCAGCAGATCGGGGCTCCCTGGCTGGACGGGGCCGAGCTCATCCGCCGCATGCGGGAGTACGACCTCCAGGGCGTGGGCTTCGAGCCGGTCTCGTTCACGCCCCGCCAGCCGGGGGACGGGATGTACGGCGACGAGACCGTGCACGGCGTGCGCCTCACGGTGACCGGACCGGGCTACGACCCCGTGCAGACCGCGGTGGCGTTGCTGATCGAGAGCCGGCGCATGGCCGGAGATCGCTGGGACTGGCGCGAGGGCCACTTCGACCGGCTGGCCGGGACCGACGCGCTGCGCAGGGGCATCGAGCAGGAGCAGGGGCTCGCCGCGGTCACCGCCACGTGGGCCGCGGAACGCGCGGCCTTCGAGACGCTCCGGCAGCGCTATCTGATCTACCCCTGA
- a CDS encoding glycoside hydrolase family 3 N-terminal domain-containing protein, giving the protein MTHASAPAPLRGSIALARTGLLAALLGLSLAASLAAQTEASASDPSGTDEAYPWARATLAGMTLRQKAGQVLMPLVDGSFAPAGSDSHTRVLDAIEGAEVGGIIVTVGSPTEVAVKLNYLQGLSRLPLLVGADLEEGPGFRFDGIVRVPGAYELGGATTFPSLMAIGATGDPQYAYQAGLATGREALALGIHMPFAPVLDVNNNPDNPIINTRSFGEDPQQVAVMGSLFTRGLQESGAIATAKHFPGHGDTDTDSHLSLPVIRATRQRLDSVELVPFRRVIDEGIGAIMTAHISLPEVTGEQRMPATLSPRVIGGLLRRDLGFQGLVVTDAMNMGAVDRAFGRGEAVVRALLAGADIILMPPSPESAVNAIVAAVEGGRLPVARLDEAVTRILQAKEALGLDVRRTADIASVLYTVGIPEHRALADEIAARSLTLIKNDRVLPLRGTRQARVFSLTYRRESDLLAGRAFDRALRSTYPRLRTESVGRDTDASVYARLAREVRQYDLVVISTYVAAVSSSNQIGVAEGLVDILEGLVDAGVPHVVVSFGSPYLIRDFPDVRAFVAAWSGAAASQTAAANALFGRREFTGRLPTSVPPDYPIGHGLTVRGSGGDR; this is encoded by the coding sequence ATGACGCACGCCTCCGCGCCCGCCCCCCTCCGCGGTTCGATCGCGCTCGCGCGCACCGGCCTCCTGGCCGCGCTGCTCGGACTGTCGCTGGCGGCCTCGCTCGCGGCCCAGACCGAGGCCTCCGCGAGCGATCCCTCCGGCACCGACGAAGCCTATCCGTGGGCCCGGGCCACGCTGGCCGGCATGACGCTGCGGCAGAAGGCGGGCCAGGTGCTGATGCCGCTCGTGGACGGGTCGTTCGCCCCGGCCGGCTCCGACAGCCACACCCGGGTGCTCGACGCCATCGAAGGCGCCGAGGTGGGCGGCATCATCGTCACGGTGGGCTCCCCCACCGAGGTCGCGGTCAAGCTCAACTACCTGCAGGGTCTGTCCCGGCTCCCGCTCCTGGTGGGGGCGGATCTGGAGGAGGGGCCCGGCTTCCGCTTCGACGGCATCGTCCGGGTCCCCGGCGCCTACGAGCTGGGGGGAGCCACGACCTTCCCGTCCCTCATGGCCATCGGGGCCACGGGAGATCCGCAGTATGCCTACCAGGCCGGCCTGGCCACCGGGCGCGAGGCGCTCGCGCTCGGGATCCACATGCCGTTCGCGCCCGTCCTGGACGTCAACAACAACCCCGACAACCCCATCATCAACACCCGCTCGTTCGGGGAGGACCCCCAGCAGGTCGCCGTGATGGGGTCGCTGTTCACACGGGGACTGCAGGAGAGCGGGGCCATCGCCACCGCCAAGCACTTCCCGGGGCACGGGGACACCGACACGGACTCGCACCTCTCCCTGCCGGTCATCCGCGCCACGCGGCAGCGGCTGGACTCGGTGGAGCTGGTGCCGTTCCGCCGCGTGATCGACGAGGGCATCGGGGCCATCATGACCGCGCACATCTCGCTGCCCGAGGTGACCGGGGAGCAGAGGATGCCGGCGACGCTGTCGCCGCGGGTCATCGGGGGTCTGCTCCGGCGGGACCTGGGCTTCCAGGGCCTGGTGGTCACGGACGCGATGAACATGGGTGCGGTCGACCGGGCCTTCGGGCGTGGCGAAGCGGTGGTGCGGGCGCTGCTGGCCGGTGCCGACATCATCCTGATGCCGCCGAGCCCGGAATCGGCCGTCAACGCCATCGTGGCGGCGGTCGAAGGCGGTCGCCTCCCGGTGGCCCGGCTGGACGAGGCCGTCACGCGCATCCTGCAGGCCAAGGAGGCGCTGGGATTGGACGTGCGGCGCACGGCCGACATCGCCAGCGTGCTCTACACGGTGGGGATCCCCGAGCACCGCGCGCTGGCCGACGAGATCGCCGCCCGCTCGCTCACGCTGATCAAGAACGACCGGGTGCTCCCGCTGCGCGGGACCCGGCAGGCCCGGGTCTTCTCGCTCACCTATCGCCGGGAGAGCGACCTGCTGGCGGGGCGCGCCTTCGATCGGGCGTTGCGCTCCACCTATCCCCGGTTGCGCACCGAGAGCGTGGGCCGCGACACCGACGCGTCCGTGTACGCCCGGCTGGCGCGCGAGGTGCGCCAGTACGACCTGGTCGTCATCTCCACGTACGTCGCGGCGGTGTCGTCCTCGAACCAGATCGGGGTGGCGGAGGGGCTGGTGGACATCCTCGAAGGGCTGGTCGACGCCGGAGTTCCGCACGTCGTGGTCTCGTTCGGCAGCCCGTACCTGATCCGCGATTTCCCCGACGTGCGCGCCTTCGTGGCGGCTTGGAGCGGCGCCGCGGCCAGCCAGACGGCCGCAGCCAACGCGCTCTTCGGGCGGCGCGAGTTCACGGGTCGGCTTCCGACCAGCGTGCCGCCCGACTATCCCATCGGACACGGTCTGACCGTGCGCGGCTCCGGAGGAGATCGGTGA